The window GCACAGAGAAATTCAAAGAAGGTTACATCAAGTTCTGCGGTGAGCCCAAGCTCAGGTTTGTGCGACAGGGGTTCGCCGTGGCCAAGCTAAAACCAGGAGTGATAGGCGTAAAAGTGGAGATCATGGCTCCTGACGCTCGACTTCCTGATGAGACCGATGTGGTGCCAGTGGAAGAGGCGGTAAAGATCCTGCCAGAGATGGCAGATAAGATATTGCCAAAGGAGGAGAGCGCCTTGGCAGAGGCGGTGCGGGTTGAGAGCGAGCCAAACCCAGCTTCAACAGAAGTAGCCAAGGCTGAGACGAACAAGGAGGTTACGAGCTAATGGCGCTTCTAAGGACAAAAGAGATAAGAGAAATGTCCCCAGAGGATAGGGCCAAAAGGCTGCGGGAGCTCCGCGATGAGCTCATGCATGAGCGAGGAACAGCGGCGATGGGTGGAGCCCCGGCCAATCCCGGCAGGATCAGGGCCATCCGGACCAACATCGCCCGTATCCTGACCGTCCAGAGGGAGGAGAAGAAGTAATGGCAGAGATTTGCTCCACGTGTGGACTGCCGAAGGAACTGTGCATGTGCGAGGAGATCGCACGTGAGCAGCAGACGGTGAAGATAAGCACCGATTCACGACGCTATGGCAAGGTCGTTACGATAGTGGAAGGATTCGACCCCAATGATATCGACATTGAGGACCTAGCGCGTAAGCTGAAGACCAAATGTGCCGCCGGTGGAACCGCCAAGGACGGCAAGATCGAACTCCAAGGCGACCACAAGAAGAAGGTGCAGAAGGCCTTGGAGGACATGGGCTTCAAGACCGAGGTCAGATGAGGAGCGAATGAAGAAGAGGGATTTCATGAGAATGGAGTTCATAGGCTTGGAAGTTGAGGTCATCGAATCCAACCATCCCGGATATCTGCATATCGCAGGGACGGTGGTGGACGAGACCAAGAACACCATCACCATAGCCACAGGAAAGAAGGAGGTTATGGTACCCAAGCCCTCGAACACTTTCCAGTTCACATGGGGCAGCGAGAAGATAACCGTGCAGGGCACGGAAATCCAACACCGGCCCGAGGATAGGATCAAGAAAATCAGGTGATGTTATGGAGAAAAAGGCCAGAGACATAGGCATCGACGTCAAGGCTCCAGCTACCGCTTGCCAGGATAAGCATTGCCCATTCCACGGAAGCTTATCCGTCCGCGGCCAGCTCATCGACGGTAAGGTCGTCTCCCAGAAGATGACTAACACCGCGGTGGTGGAGCGGAATTTTCTGAAGTACGACTCGAAGTATGAGAGATATGCCAAGAAGACCTCCAGATACTCCGCGCATTGCCCCCCTTGCCTGCAAGTCAAGGAGGGGGATGAGGTTCGTATAATGGAGTGCCGTCCGTTGAGTAAGACGGTTTCCTTCGTGATAGTGGAGAAGAGGTGAGCGGGATGAAGGGACTAGCGGGAAAACAGACTAGGGGCATAATGACTGGTACCGTTCTAGACGTTATAGATAACAGCGGTGCCAAGACCATCTCTGTCATCGCAGTTCCTGGATACCATGGTGTTAACCGAAGGCAGCCCTCGGCGGCAGTGGGCGATATAATAGTAGCCTCTGTCAAGAAGGGAACCCCTGAGATGAGACGCCAAGTGGTATATGCCGTGATTGTCAGGCAGAGGAGACCTTTCCGTCGACCAGACGGCACTATGGTCATGTTCGAGGACAACGCCGCGGTGATAACTACTGAGGAAGGCGAGACAAAAGGAACTGATATCAAAGGACCGGTTGCTAGAGAAGCGGCAGAAAGATGGCCACGCATCGCAGCCACCGCTTCCATGATCGTTTGAGGTGAGAGCAAATGGTAAGCAAGCAGGCTAGAAAGCAGCGCAAGGCGCAGGCGAATGCTCCCTTGCATATCCGCCGCAGGATGGTGGCGTCCCACCTCAGCGAGGAGTTAAGGAAGCAATATGGAACCCGTTCGGCCATGGTGATCGTGGGCGATACTGTGAAAATAATGCGCGGTGATGAAAAGGTGAAGGGCATGGAGGGGAAGGTGACAAAAGTGGATACAAAAACGGGAAGGGTGATAGTTGAGGGCGTGACCATCGCCAAAGCCGATGGCACGCTAAAAGCCCGTCCAGTGCATTCTTCGAATCTTATGATAACGAAGTTGGACCTCACCGACGCCTGGCGTAAGGAAAGCCTTGAGAGGGGCAAGGAGGGTTCAGCGTGACGAGGGATATGAAAAGATTAACCGCCCCACGCTCTTGGCCCGTGCCGAGAAAGGTCGCTCATTGGATAGCCAAGCCCTCTCCTGGTCCACATGGAGTGGAGGAGAGCATGCCGCTGGTGGTGGTGCTGCGCGATATCCTGAAGGTAGCGGATACTGCCAAGGAGGTCAAGCGCATCCTTAGGAACAGGGACGTTTTGGTGGATGGCCGTGTTGTAACGGACCACGAATTCCCCCTAGGACTCATGGACGTGCTCTCGATACCCAAGCTGGGACAACATTACCGCATGATGTTGGACCGTAATGGCAAGTTCCGACCCGTGAAGGTGCCGGAGGGAAAGCATACCTGGAAGCTGTGTCGGATAGAAGGTAAGACCACGGTTTCCGGAGGCAGGACGCAGTTGAATCTGCATGATGGGCGCAATCTGCTCGTCTCTAAGGACGTTTACAAGGTAGGAGATGTGCTGAAGTTAGAAGTTCCTTCTCAAAAGATATTGGACACATACAAGCTGGCTAAAGGATCTACCGCGCTCATCACCTCCGGATCCAACGTCGGCCAGCTAGAAGTGGTTGAAGAATACATCGTTCAAAGGACAGTGGCTCCCAATCTGGTGAAATTCAGGGATGGAAAAGTAACTATCAAGGACAACGTCTTCGTGGTGGGGTCAAAGGCCCCTGAAGTCGAGCTTCCGGAGGCGAGCGTATTATGAGCGAAATAATGAGACAGCCCCGCATCGTGAAGGTTGTCGTCAATATCGGAGTGGGCGATGCCGGTGAGAGGTTGGAGAAGGCACAGAAAGTGCTTCAAATGGTTACCAACCATAAGCCAATGGTTACGCACGCCAAAATAACCAACCGTGAGCTGGGAGTGAGAAAGGGAATGCCCATCGGCTGTAAGGTGACCCTGCGCGGCGAGGAGGCCGAGAAATTCTTGGTTAAGGCGCTAAGCACCAGAGGCAGGAAAGTGGCCTGGTACTCTTTCGACCCTGAGGGCAATCTCTCCTTCGGCATTCCCGACTATACCGATTTCGAGGGCATGAAATATGACCCTGAGATCGGCATCTTCGGAATGGATGTAAATGTCGTGATCCAGAGGCCGGGTTACCGTATAACGCAAAGGCGCGTCATGAAGAGACGCTTGCCGAAAGAGCACCGCATGACACGGGAAGAGGCCATCAATTTCATGAAGGCGAAGTTCAACGCAGAGGTGGTCGAGTGAAGCCAAAGAAGAAGTTCGGAAGGTCAGTAGGCTGCACCCGCTGCGGTCGAAAAAGAGGCATAGTGAGGAGGTATGGCATGCATCTGTGCCGCCAGTGCTTCCGGGAGATCGCGCCGCAGATAGGATTCAAGAAATATTCGTGAGGTGAGCCAAGATGCAGAACGACCCCCTAAACGATGCCATGTCAACAATCAAGAACGCCTCCGTAGTAGGAAAGAAGGAGTGCACCATAAAGCCCTCCTCCAAGCTCATCGGACGCGTGCTGAAGGTCATGGAGGAATCAGGATACATTAATCAATTCGAATTCATTGAGGACGGCAAGGCCGGGCAGTTCAAGGTCACGCTGCAGGGCAAGATAAACAATTGCGGCGTCATAAAGCCCCGCTATGCTGTTAAGAAGACTGAGCTGGAAAAATGGGAGTCAAGGTACCTCCCAGCACAGGACTTCGGCGTGCTCATCCTCACCACCACGGCGGGTGTGATATCGCACACCAAGGCTAAGGAGTTGGGTGTGGGTGGCAAGCTGCTCGCATATGTGTATTGAGGGATTGACATGACGATAACTGGCGTGATAGAGGAGAGGGTGACGATTCCCAAAGGAGTGAATGTCACCATCAACGGGCCAGAGGTTACAGTAGCTGGAAAGGCCGGGCAGCTTAAGCGCAGATTCGAGAGTCCAAGGATAGAAATACTCACCTCCGAAGGACACGTGGTGGTCCGCTGTGAGTACCCTAAAATAAAAGACAAGGCCATGGTGGGCACTATTGCCTCTCATATCCAGAACATGATAGATGGGGTACAGGGAGGATTCGAATACCATATGAAGGTGGTCTACTCCCACTTCCCCATGAAGACCTCAGTTAAGGGAGACAAGTTCGTGATCGAGAACTTCTTGGGTGAGAAGTCGCCACGATACGCCAACATCATCGGCCAGACCAAAGTAGCGGTCAAGGGCGCAGAGGTGGTGGTGTCAGGCATCAATCTGGAGGAGGTCTCCCAGACCGCAGCGAATATCGAACGCGCCTGCAGGATAAAGGGGTATGACCCCCGCGTCTTTCAGGATGGGATATACATCGTGGAGAAGGCTAGGAAGGTGAAGGCATGAGTAAACCCAAGAAGGAGATCAAACAGCTTTCCGACCTGCCTTATTACAAGGAAGAGTTTACGGAACAGCTCAAGGGCATGGGCATAGAGACTCTAGAGCAACTTCTAGATGCCCTTAACGATGAGGCCCAGTACAAAAAAATTGTGGATGAGTTGAAAGGAGTAGGGCCTAGGGTAGCTGACCACTGGATAGAGGTAATCGAGGAGGCTTTAGCCCAGGGCGCCGAGAGCATGTCTGTGGAGATAACTGATGTGGAAGTGGAAAAGAAGGCGGAAGTGGTGCAAGAGGCGGCTGAAGTGGTAGAGCAAAAGGCATATGTGGCCCACAAGAAGCCAGAGCTCACACCAGAGAAAAGGAGGGCATTGGCGATCAGAGAGGAGATAGATTCTCGCCGTCCCGCTTTCCGCCGTCAGGAATGGTTCCGCTTCAAACGCCTAGGTGAGACATGGAGAAGGCCAAAGGGAATCCACAGCAAGATGCGCCGACATTATGGCTATCGACCCCCAGTGGTAAGCATTGGCTACCGCGGACCTAAGGAGGTGAGAGGCTATCACTCCTCAGGCTTCGAGGAAGTGATCGTGCACAACCCATCACAGCTGGAGAAGGTGAATCCCAAGACTCAGGCTGTCCGCGTAGGCGGCACGGTGGGTTATAAGAAGAGGCTCGCCATCGAGAAGCGCGCTGACGAGCTAGGAATTCGAGTTCTAAACAGGACGGGATAGACATGGATCTGAAGAACCAAAAGAGAATGGCGGCCCAGATCCTCAAATGCGGGGAATCGAGAGTATGGATCGACCCTAACAGGATAGAAGATGCTGCGGACGCCATCACTCGCGCGGATATCAGGACCGCGATCGAGTCCGGAACTATACGCGCTCTCCCTAAACAGGGAATTTCCCGCGGGAGGACCAGGTATAAGCTGGCCCAACGCAAGAAGGGGAGAAGGCGCGGACCGGGGAGCAGGAAGGGCACGTCAGGAGCCAGGAGCCCCTCCAAGGAGGACTGGATCCAGACTATCCGCCCTATCAGGAAAGAGCTGAGGAGGCTGCGGGATGAGGGCAAGATCTCGCGCTCTGTCTACCGAGAGTTCTACATGAAAGCCAAGGGAGGCATGTTCAAGAGCCGGAAGAACCTAGTCTCACACCTGCAGATGGCAGGCCACTTAAAGGAGGGGAATTGATGGCTAATGGACCTAGATACAAGGTGGCCTTCCGTCGCAGGCGCGAAGGCCGGACGGACTACCGTCAGAGGGCAGCGCTCCTGCGCGCTCGCGTGCCTAGGGCAGTAGTGAGGAGCTCCCTTCGCCATATCAGTGTCCAACTGGTAAAGTTCGACGCCAAGGGGGATTTAGTACTGGCCATGGCCCATTCCCGCGAGCTCCTCGATTTGGGGTGGAAGGCCTCAACGGGAAATTTGCCTGCGGCCTATCTGACTGGATATCTGGCAGGATTGAGAGCTAAGAAGAAGGGAGTGAGTAGGGCAGTGCTGGATATAGGGTTGAGGGAACCAGTCAAGGGTGCGGCCTGCTTCGCTTCCCTAAAGGGACTACTGGATGCTGGACTGGATATACCTCACTCGGAGGAGATCCTTCCCCCCGAAGAAAGGATAGCTGGTAAGCATATCAACGCTGAGCTGGAAAAAATGGTTGAAGAGGTCAAGAATAGGATGGAGGCGGATTGAGATGGAGTGGACACCCAAGACAAGGCTAGGCAAGATGGTCATGAATGGTGAGATCACCACCATGAGCCAAGCGCTGGCCACCAAGTTACCCCTGAGGGAGCCAGAAATCGTCGATATCCTCCTCCCTGACCTTATGGACGAGGTCATCGATGTGAACATTGTGCAAAGGATGACCGACTCCGGTCGCAGGGTCAAGTTCCGCATAACCGTGGCCGTGGGAAACGGTGACGGATTCGTAGGCATCGGTCGGGCCAAGGGGAAGGAGGTTGGGCCCTCCATCCGCAAGGCCATCGACAATGCCAAGCTGAACATCATCGAAATAAAGAGAGGCTGTGGCTCCTGGGAATGCGGATGCGGTACACCACATTCTCTGCCATTCAACGTGGTAGGGAAGGCAGGAAGCGTAGAGGTGAATTTCAAGCCTGCTCCTCGAGGCATCGGGCTTGCCACTGGTGACGTGGCTAAGAGCATCCTGCAGCTGGCGGGCGTCAAGGATTCATGGGGATTCGTTAAAGGGCATACGAAAACGACGGTCAACTACGCCATCGCCAGCTTCGAGGCACTCAAGCAGACAGCGCAGGTGCGTGTAACAGAAGAGCAGGCCAGGAGGCTAAAGATCGTATCTGGACCGGTGAACGTGCACGTGGCTAGCGCCTTGGACATAGCCAAGGCGGTAGAGGCCCAAGAAAGGGAGGGATGAGCGTGGCCTATGCGGTCATCAGGGTGCGTGGACACTCCAAGATAAGATCAGATATAGAGGAGACGATGAGGCTGATGCACCTTACACGTCCCAATCATTGCGTGGTGCTGCCAGAGAATGACACGGTGAAGGGCATGCTGCAGAAAGCCAAGGACTATATCACCTGGGGTGAGGTGGATGAAGTCACCTTGGCCAAGATGATCAAGTTCCGTGGCCGCCTTGAAGGAGATAAGCCAGTGGATGATGAGATTGTCAAAGCTGGCTCCAAATACACCAGCATTATCGCTCTGGCAAGGGCTATCAAGAAAGGAGAGGCTACCTACTCGAGCTTGAAGGGCTTCAAACCGGTGTTCCGACTCAGTCCCCCTAGAAAAGGATACGAGGGCAACAAGCGCTCATATCAGAACGGGGGCGCACTGGGATATCGCGGGAAAGATATCAACGAGCTCATAGAACGAATGTTATAATACCAAGGATATTGTTGGGGTCTCGACATGCCAAGCAGGACAAAGAAGTTCAGGGGGTCTCGCACCCATGGCCGTGGGAAGAAGGCTGGTAGAGGGGCCGGGCTCCATGGCGGCGTAGGTAACGCTGGACTGCATAAGCACAAGGTCATGAAGATGCTCAAATACGACCCGGAACACTTCGGGAGGCGCGGCTTCAAGCGTCCCCAAGAGGTCGTATCTGCCAAGATAACTATGAATGTAGGTGAAGTGCAGGAGAGCATCGAGAGGTTACTCGCCGAAGGTTACGCACAAAAGAAAGGAGATAGGACAATTGTAGACTTGCAGAAGATGGGCGTGGATAAGCTGTTGGGCTTTGGACAGGTGAAGGATAAGCTGGAAATCGTAGTGTCCGAGTCCTCGGCCAAGGCCAAGGAGAAGATTCAGAGCGCTGGTGGAGTGATAGTCGGACCTCAGTGATGACCTGTTAAGCTGATACCATGGCAGAAGAGAAGAAGAGCCTGCTCTACAAGCTCAAACCTCTCACCGACCGCCTACCAGCGGTCAGCAAGCCGGAAGGGCACGTTCACTTCCGGACCAAGATGCTATGGGTCATCGTCATCCTGGTGTTCTACTTCGTAATGACAAACGTCTTCATCTATGGGCTGGACATGTCCAGCACCATTGACCTCTTCTCGCAATATCGCGCTATTCTAGCCGGAGCGCAGGGCTCGCTGATGCACCTGGGCATCGGTCCCATCGTCACCGCGTCCATCATCATGCAGCTTTTCGTGGGCGCCAAGATAATTCGCCTGGACCTCACCAACTCAGAAGACAAGGCCGTATACCAGAGCACGCAGAAGTTTCTGGTGCTGATCATGATCCTGGTGGAGGCGGTTCCCCAAGTGTTCGGCTATCTCACACCATCCTCTGATTTCGTTAACGGGCTGGGATCCGCCCTGGGAAGCAACAGCTTCATCGATGCTGCGACACTTGCGGACATCATAATCATCTTACAGCTTTTCCTAGGCTCCTATATCGTGTTCCTCATGGATGAGGTGGTATCGAAATGGGGCATAGGATCGGGTATATCCCTGTTCATCGCCGCGGGAGTGGCCCAGGCCATATTCACAGGTACCATAAACTGGCAACCCATCGACGCCTCTCAGCCCATGAGCCTATCGAACCCTCCCGCGGGCACCATCCCTAAGACCCTCTATATCATCCATAATTCTTCGGCTTCGCAGATGGCCAACGGAGGTTACGAGCAGATACTCCTGCAGAATCCCAACTCCATGATCGCGCTCGTAGGCACCGTGATCATATTCCTTTTCGTCTGCTACGTGGAGAGCGTGCGCATAGAGCTGCCCCTGGCACATGGCACAGCCAGAGGGGCGAGGGGGCGATATCCCATCAAGTTGCTCTATGCCTCCAATATCCCCGTCATATTGATGGCAGCCCTGTTAGCGAACGTAAGTATGTTCTCCTTCCTCTTCTACACCAATCCCACATTGTCGCAGGTGCCGATCCTAGGAGGCAATCCTTGGTTGGGGTACTACGACCCTGTGAACCATGGCACACAGCCCTTGGGAGGTTTGGCATGGTATCTCTCAACCCCTAATGGATTGGCTAGCTGGCTGCTCCCTATGCTCAACCCCGAGAGGTATGGCTATCTAGCCCAGGATCACGGCCCCTTGCAGATCATGATACATGTCATCGTGTTTTTCTTGGTCATGGTAGGGGGTTCGATCCTCTTCGCCAAATTCTGGATATCCACCACTAACATGGGACCAGAGGCCGTGGCCAAGCAAATCGAAGCGAGTGGCCTACAGATCCCCGGTTTCAGGCGTGATCCCCGCGTATTGAAGCGTGTGTTGGAACGCTATATACCCGTAGTGACGGTGATATCTGGTGCCGTGGTAGGCGCCCTGGCTGCTACGGCAGATCTGATCGGTACCACAGGACAGGCATCAGGTACAGGTGTTCTGTTGGCCGTGGGCATCATGATCCAATTCTATGAAGCGATCAGTCGAGAGCAGATGATGGAGATGCATCCCGTCCTAAGGCAGTTCTTCGGAGGTGAGTAAGGATGGCAGCCAGTGGTGGAGGTGGCCCATCACCTATGGCGGGGAGGAGTAGTATGAGTACTTTCGCCACTTTCTTCTTCGTCATGGTGGCCATCCTAGTGCTCTTCGATCCTGCGTTGCGCACGGCCCTCGGTGAAGTCACAGGTCTGCTGTTCATGCCCTTAGTCGGATTCGACTACCGCTATCCTGTCATAACCTTAGTCATCATGGGCATGATAATGACTGGTCTGACCACGGTATTGAGGCACTTCTTCACTGATTATGTGGAGCAGGCAGAGAACCAGAAGATAGTCTCAGCCTTTAATCAAGAGATGAGGAAGGCCAGGTTGGAGAATAACACCTTCAAACTCAAAAAACTGATGGAACAGCAGCCGCAGATATTACAGCGTTCCATGAAGGCCAGTGCCACGCAGCTCAAGCTCATGCCAATCACATTATTGGTGATCATCCCTATCTTCGCTTGGCTGGCGGTGTTCATGAGCCAGGTTCATTCTCCAATAATCTCCGTACCATGGTCTTTCAATGTAAATCTCAACTCAGCCGATTACCTCTTCCCAAACTGGATCCTTCTGTACTCAGTCATAAGCATCCCCTTTGGTCAGATCCTCGCCCGCTCCCTGAGGTTCGTGGAGTTCAGGAGAAGGCTTAAGGAGATCGCAGCGGAAGGTAAGTCATGAGGATCACCATTTCAGGTCCACCAGGGTCAGGCAAGACCACAATATGTAGACTTCTGGCCGACCGCTTAGGCTATGCTTACGTGATATCAGGTAATGTTTTCCGGGAAATGGCTAAGCAACATGGCATGTCCTTGGTCGAGTTCGGAGCTCTCGCCCAACGTGATCCACGCTACGACCGCATGATCGATGAAGCCATGATCCAACGTGCCATGCAAGAGAAGGATATAATACTAGAAGGCAGGCTAGCAGCACACAATCTGACCCGTCGAGGCATCCCTGCCTTCAAGGTATACCTGGATGCCGACCCCTATACCAGGGCGAAGCGTATAGTAGAACGTGAGGGGAACGACCTCGAGCGCACCGCTCGGGAGATGCGGGAAAGGGAGGAGTGTGAGGCGCAGCGCTATCTCCAATGGTATGGCATCGACCTTAAGGACCGGGGAGTGTATGACCTTATAGTGGACACAGCGAAATTGACGCCTGAGGAGATAGTGGACCTTATCCTACGGAAGATGGGGAGGACCAATGACGCCGATGATTGTTAAGGATCGCGATCCTCTCTTAACAGACAGGGGAAAGAAGCCAGAGGAACGCAGCATGAGCGAGCTCCTATCTGCTGGAGTAATTAATCTGGATAAGCCGATGGGGCCGACCTCACACCAAGTGACGGCTTGGGTGAGGGACATTTTAGGCGTAGAGCGCATAGGACACGGTGGCACTCTTGACCCCAAGGTCAGCGGCGTTCTTCCCATAGCTTTGGGCAAGGCCACCAAGATGACAGATCTGGTCCTACGCTCGGACAAGGAGTACGTCTGCCTTATGATGCTGCACAAAGAAGTTGATGAGGCGAAGCTCCGTCGCGTGCTTCAGACTTTCGTAGGAGAGATCTATCAAACGCCTCCAGTCAGAGCCGCTGTAAAGAGACAGATGCGCGTGCGCCGAGTGCACGCCATCAAGGTTTTACAGGTGAAGGATAGAGAGGTCCTCTTCCGCGTTGTATGCGACGCTGGTACATACATACGAACCTTATGCGTCGATATAGGCGAGGCCCTGGGCGTAGGCGCGCATATGGAAGAGCTTAGACGCATTCGTTCCGGGAGCATGCGCGAGCAGGATAGCGTTCATCTGCAGGACCTGAAGGATGCCTTCGTCTTCTGGAAAGAAGGCGATGAAACCTACCTGCGACGCATGGTGGCTCCTATGGAGATATTACTCGAGCCTTTGCGTAAAGTCGTCCTCAAAGACACGGCCGTGGACGCGGTCTGCCACGGCGCGGATCTGGCGGTAGTCGGCATCGCCAAGCTAGACCCAGAGATATCTAAAGGCGAGCTTGTGGCACTCCTGACTCAGAAGGGTGAAGCTGTGGCCTTGGCGAATGCGCTGATGAGCGGCGAGGAGATGAGACATGCGAGAGAAGGCATCGCCCTGCGCACAGACAGGGTGCTTATGGAGCCAGGTACATATCCAAGGATGTGGGAATCAGGATCTGATTAAGATCTGCCATCATCAGAGAACGCTCAGCTTCGTCTGTTGCCGTTTCGGCTTTCCAGCTTCCCTCAGCTCTTTGAGCGGCATTGCCTCGATGCCCAATTCCCTGCGTATATCCTCGGCTAGATCCTTATCGAATCCATGATTGGTGTAGACCATTTTAGGAGAGCATCCTCGCACGAATTCCAGGAGCTCAGCATGACCAGCATGATCAGAAAGGGGGAATCCCTCATCTACCCTCATATGGTTATAGAATCCTCGTCTCAAAGCCCAACCACTGACATAAGCGGTTCGTGTCCTGCCCTTCAGCAGCTGTTGCGCCACAGACCCTTTCAAGGATCCGGTGGAGAGAATATAGGCAGAGGGATGAGGAGAAGGGGACTTGCAATGCCGGTAGCGGAAGCAGCATCCTTCCTCTTCCTCTACCCACCTTGTGCTTTCCAATACCGTGTCCATGAGATAGGGGTCCAAATCATCCAAGATTTCCAAAAGGAGTTGCGACTTGCCCAGTGGATAGGTGAACAGCGCCACCGAATATCCCTGCGCCATATTGTCCTCGACCCAATCATGTATCACATTGCCCATCTCTTCCCGAGGAGGGAAATCCCAACCTTTCTTCCCATAGGTGGCCTCTATGATCAGAATATCGGTCTTTACTGGGCGAGCCCCTCTCATCCCGTAGCGGTCCTCGGGGCACATGTCGCCAGTATAGAGGACCTTGCTCCCGCCATCGACCAAGAACATCCTCGAACCATGGATATGGCCTGAGTCGAACATCGATACATGATGACATTCATCCTCGATGAGCCTCCGGCCTAGGCGCTCCGAGGCGCAGCGAAGTGTGACTTTAGATGCTATGGCTCTTTCCACCTCAAAGCTACGGGGAAGATGATCTGAATGGGCATGCGAGATGCAGTTGACTCCATCGCCTGTGAGCCTTGCAGGATCGAATCGATATATCAACTCCCCAGATCGAAGCTCGATACCATTTCCAGGTCGTATCGAGAGCGCATCCCCTTCCATCGCTGGAGCTTATAATGGTTCAGGTATTTACTTTCACCCCTGAGTCAACTTCTATGGTGGTTTAAGGGCATCTCTTGGAAGTGATCATGGTATGTCGCAAGGCGGCCTTGTTACACAATTATGATCATCGCTAGACGCATAGGCCATTTCTGCACGAAATTCACTTGCTCAAGAAATATTTGTCAAAGTTAGAAGAGGAAATCATAAATTGTGCCACTGCTCATCTTGTGCCTAATTCTGCACCTAATGGGCGAAAAACTACCATGCAGCCGAAGCTTGAAGTACAAAGCACATGTTGGCATGGATATGAGCGATAATGCGATGAGAAGATCCAATGCCATCGGCTATCCCATGCTCTTATTGGGAGTGCTCATGATCCTGGGAAGCTGGAGCGTTGTGCTGACTGGCTCTGCATCTGATACCATTATTTTCATTGCCATGATGGCGGTGCAAGTGATGGGCATACTGCTCATGCTCTACGGTTGGAAGGTCATCACCGATCCAGAGCGCGCCAAGGTCCCCATGCCTCCACGGTATAACGAGCCCTATGTTGTTTGCGAGAAGTGCGAGAAGCCAGTTCCAGCTGGAGCGAGAAAGTGCCCCGCTTGCGGAAATACCATCGAATGGGACTAAGAAAATTGGAAAAAATATTATCCG of the Methanomassiliicoccales archaeon genome contains:
- the rpmC gene encoding 50S ribosomal protein L29, translated to MALLRTKEIREMSPEDRAKRLRELRDELMHERGTAAMGGAPANPGRIRAIRTNIARILTVQREEKK
- the yciH gene encoding stress response translation initiation inhibitor YciH, yielding MAEICSTCGLPKELCMCEEIAREQQTVKISTDSRRYGKVVTIVEGFDPNDIDIEDLARKLKTKCAAGGTAKDGKIELQGDHKKKVQKALEDMGFKTEVR
- a CDS encoding ribonuclease P protein subunit; this encodes MKKRDFMRMEFIGLEVEVIESNHPGYLHIAGTVVDETKNTITIATGKKEVMVPKPSNTFQFTWGSEKITVQGTEIQHRPEDRIKKIR
- a CDS encoding 30S ribosomal protein S17; the encoded protein is MEKKARDIGIDVKAPATACQDKHCPFHGSLSVRGQLIDGKVVSQKMTNTAVVERNFLKYDSKYERYAKKTSRYSAHCPPCLQVKEGDEVRIMECRPLSKTVSFVIVEKR
- a CDS encoding 50S ribosomal protein L14, whose protein sequence is MKGLAGKQTRGIMTGTVLDVIDNSGAKTISVIAVPGYHGVNRRQPSAAVGDIIVASVKKGTPEMRRQVVYAVIVRQRRPFRRPDGTMVMFEDNAAVITTEEGETKGTDIKGPVAREAAERWPRIAATASMIV
- the rplX gene encoding 50S ribosomal protein L24, with protein sequence MVSKQARKQRKAQANAPLHIRRRMVASHLSEELRKQYGTRSAMVIVGDTVKIMRGDEKVKGMEGKVTKVDTKTGRVIVEGVTIAKADGTLKARPVHSSNLMITKLDLTDAWRKESLERGKEGSA
- a CDS encoding 30S ribosomal protein S4e produces the protein MTRDMKRLTAPRSWPVPRKVAHWIAKPSPGPHGVEESMPLVVVLRDILKVADTAKEVKRILRNRDVLVDGRVVTDHEFPLGLMDVLSIPKLGQHYRMMLDRNGKFRPVKVPEGKHTWKLCRIEGKTTVSGGRTQLNLHDGRNLLVSKDVYKVGDVLKLEVPSQKILDTYKLAKGSTALITSGSNVGQLEVVEEYIVQRTVAPNLVKFRDGKVTIKDNVFVVGSKAPEVELPEASVL
- a CDS encoding 50S ribosomal protein L5; translated protein: MSEIMRQPRIVKVVVNIGVGDAGERLEKAQKVLQMVTNHKPMVTHAKITNRELGVRKGMPIGCKVTLRGEEAEKFLVKALSTRGRKVAWYSFDPEGNLSFGIPDYTDFEGMKYDPEIGIFGMDVNVVIQRPGYRITQRRVMKRRLPKEHRMTREEAINFMKAKFNAEVVE
- a CDS encoding 30S ribosomal protein S14 encodes the protein MKPKKKFGRSVGCTRCGRKRGIVRRYGMHLCRQCFREIAPQIGFKKYS
- a CDS encoding 30S ribosomal protein S8, whose amino-acid sequence is MQNDPLNDAMSTIKNASVVGKKECTIKPSSKLIGRVLKVMEESGYINQFEFIEDGKAGQFKVTLQGKINNCGVIKPRYAVKKTELEKWESRYLPAQDFGVLILTTTAGVISHTKAKELGVGGKLLAYVY
- a CDS encoding 50S ribosomal protein L6; this translates as MTITGVIEERVTIPKGVNVTINGPEVTVAGKAGQLKRRFESPRIEILTSEGHVVVRCEYPKIKDKAMVGTIASHIQNMIDGVQGGFEYHMKVVYSHFPMKTSVKGDKFVIENFLGEKSPRYANIIGQTKVAVKGAEVVVSGINLEEVSQTAANIERACRIKGYDPRVFQDGIYIVEKARKVKA
- a CDS encoding 50S ribosomal protein L32e, with translation MSKPKKEIKQLSDLPYYKEEFTEQLKGMGIETLEQLLDALNDEAQYKKIVDELKGVGPRVADHWIEVIEEALAQGAESMSVEITDVEVEKKAEVVQEAAEVVEQKAYVAHKKPELTPEKRRALAIREEIDSRRPAFRRQEWFRFKRLGETWRRPKGIHSKMRRHYGYRPPVVSIGYRGPKEVRGYHSSGFEEVIVHNPSQLEKVNPKTQAVRVGGTVGYKKRLAIEKRADELGIRVLNRTG
- a CDS encoding 50S ribosomal protein L19e — encoded protein: MDLKNQKRMAAQILKCGESRVWIDPNRIEDAADAITRADIRTAIESGTIRALPKQGISRGRTRYKLAQRKKGRRRGPGSRKGTSGARSPSKEDWIQTIRPIRKELRRLRDEGKISRSVYREFYMKAKGGMFKSRKNLVSHLQMAGHLKEGN
- a CDS encoding 50S ribosomal protein L18, coding for MANGPRYKVAFRRRREGRTDYRQRAALLRARVPRAVVRSSLRHISVQLVKFDAKGDLVLAMAHSRELLDLGWKASTGNLPAAYLTGYLAGLRAKKKGVSRAVLDIGLREPVKGAACFASLKGLLDAGLDIPHSEEILPPEERIAGKHINAELEKMVEEVKNRMEAD